Proteins from a genomic interval of Numida meleagris isolate 19003 breed g44 Domestic line unplaced genomic scaffold, NumMel1.0 unplaced_Scaffold665, whole genome shotgun sequence:
- the LOC110391948 gene encoding immunoglobulin superfamily member 1-like, producing the protein MALALILVSPDLVPRPSLSLHPSQEIQEGDNVTLRCHLPWPDAWVQLCQERAFISCMEKYVVQDVAVFSFVITKWVHTGTYRCQYWLSEPAETSEKSDPVELVVTDHTFPPPPISLSPEGRVGIGTNVTIRCRNWYHGATFLHKDGYSAPIQRQDPDDGGIATFTLFQVTPADSGTYRCSYHPKGYPFLSSPLGKRVTLQVTHIPTPPSRYKTHNLMSPVSSTVGSVSASSPQGGGGWGWEHPNTQMPQDPTAGSRGNLVVAVVRCCAAAFVFGLGVFFVVDARSLWIRRDESPGGEGVEWI; encoded by the exons ATGGCGCtggccctcatcctgg TGTCCCCTGACCTAGTGCCCCGACCATCCCTGTCACTGCACCCCAGCCAGGAGATACAAGAGGGGGACAATGTCACCCTGCGCTGCCACCTGCCCTGGCCGGATGCCTGGGTCCAGCTCTGCCAGGAAAGAGCTTTCATCTCCTGCATGGAGAAGTACGTCGTTCAGGACGTGGCTGTGTTCTCCTTTGTTATCACAAAGTGGGTGCACACAGGGACATATCGGTGCCAGTACTGGCTGTCTGAGCCAGCAGAGACTTCAGAGAAGAGTGACCCCGTGGAactggtggtgacag ATCACACCTTCCCCCCACCTCCCATATCCCTGTCGCCTGAGGGACGTGTGGGGATTGGGACCAACGTCACCATCCGGTGCAGGAACTGGTACCACGGGGCCACCTTCCTGCACAAGGATGGGTACTCTGCCCCTATCCAGCGCCAGGACCCTGATGATGGGGGCATAGCCACCTTCACCCTCTTTCAGGTGACTCCAGCTGACTCCGGCACCTATCGGTGCTCCTACCACCCCAAGGGATATCCCTTTCTGTCCTCACCCCTGGGGAAAAGAGTGACACTGCAGGTGACACACATACCTACACCCCCAAGTAGGTACAAGACCCACAATTTGATGTCCCCGGTGTCATCCACAGTTGGCAGTGTCTCTGCATCCTCtccccagggaggcggtggCTGGGGTTGGGAACACCCAAACACCCAGATGCCACAGGACCCAACAGCAGGGTCCCGTGGGAACCTGGTTGTGGCAGTGGTGAGGTGCTGCGCTGCTGCCTTCGTCTTTGGCCTCGGTGTCTTTTTTGTCGTCGATGCCCGCAGCCTCTGGATACGGAGAGATGAGAGCCCTGGTGGGGAAGGGGTTGAATGGATATGA